The genomic interval CGCACGCCGGTGCTGGCGGGCAGGTCAATTTGCAGGCGAATGGCGTCTGGCAACGCACCTTGGCTGGGGGCGTTGCTCTTTGCATCCGTGTTGCCAGCGCTTGAGAGCGGGTTGGTCCATGCGTTGCCACGGAAGTAGGTGAGCTGCCATGCGTCGAGTGGCACCAGCAAGGTTTCCAATGCGGCGTCGTCGCTGCTGGGGTTTTGGCCCCAGCGCTCGGCTTGTGTCCACGCGTGTTGCAGGGCGGCGCGTGTTTGCACAGGGGCCGATTGCCAGCGCAGCCATTGGTTGTTGCGCAGTGTCCATGCCACCACCCACAGACCCGCATCCGCACCGTCGGCACGCCAAGCCGTGGCGCGGCGAGTGAGGCGCAGCGTGCGGCCATCCCAGTTCACCCCCGCATCGTTGAGGCTGGGCAAGGGTTGCACGGCGTTGAGGTCGGCCTGCCACTGGGCCAGCACGGTTTGCAGCACGGCTGTTTTGTCAACTTGCGCTTGTGTGATGTCGCGGCTGCGCATCAGGCTGTCAAGCCCACGCCAGCTCAACCCTGCCAGCACCGCCATGAGGGTGATGGCAATGAGCAGCTCAATCAGCGTGAAGCCACGTTGCTTTTGCATCAGTAACGCCCCAACACGGTGGTGATGTTGAGCACAGGCGTGGCGGCGTCAAACACTTGCGCGTCGACGCGGCGAAACGCGGGGTTGGGCGTGGTGCGCACGGTCAGCGCCACTTCAAAGTTGCGCTCGACTTGCAGGCAGGGCACACGCGAGTCGCCCACGCCAGGTAGTTGCTGCGAGAGGCGAAGTTGGTTCAAGGCGTTGTCTGCACAAATTTGCGCAAGTAGCACATCGGCTTGGCGTTGTGCGTTGCGCGTGAGTGCGCCGCTGACTTTGAGCCCGCTCATCAAAGCGATGGACACGATGGCGAGCGCCACCAACACCTCGATCAAAGTGAAGCCTGATGCGGTGGCTTTGTGCGTCTTGTGCAACGAACTCATGGCACCACCTGGAAAGGCCGCAGGCCGTCTGTGCCAATGCTCAGCGTGGGCGCAGGTTGGGTGCTGTTGGCCGCTGCCACGCTCAGCGTGATGCGTGCAGGCGCAAGGATGGGCTCAGGTCCGAGCACCACCAAGTTGGCGTTGCTGACCGCGGCTTGCGTGCCAACACTTAACCAAGTTTCGGTGCGTGCGGCCAGCGGGCTTCGAATGGCAAAACCTTCTGGTGTGGTTTGCCAAATCGAGGCCACACCGCTGGTGCGCGATTGGGCGCGGGCGGCTTCTAGTACGGCGACCAAGCGCTGTGCTTCGCGCTCGAGTTGGGTTTGGCTGCTGTCACGCAGCGAGAGGCTGACACCAGCCATGGCGAAGCCGATGATGGCCAGCACCACCAACAGCTCCAACAGGGTCAGGCCGCGCTGGCGCTGCATGGCTGGTTGGCTGCGCGCGTTACTGCCAGCTGCCGAGATCGGCGTTTTTGCCTTCGCCGCCGGGTTGGCCGTCAGCGCCGAGTGACAACACATCCACTTCACCCTTCACGCCGGGGTTCATGTATTGGTAAGGACGGCCCCAGGGGTCGTTGGGCAGCTTGTCGATGTAGGGCTTCCAGTTGAGTGGGGTAGGACCAGCGGTGGGCTTGGCTACCAAAGCGTTCAGGCCTTGCTCGGCGGTGGGGTAGTTTTGGTTGTCCAAGCGGTAGAGCTTGAGGGCTTGCATGAGGTTGCCCACGTCGGTTTTGGCCGCGGTCACGCGTGCGTCGTCGGCACGGTTGAGCACGTTGGGCACCACGAGTGCAGCGAGCACGCCAATGATGGCGAGCACCACCATCAATTCAATCAGCGTGAAGCCGCGTTGGCGTTTGGTTTTTGGGGTGGTTTGAGGCGTATGCATGGGATGAATCATAATCCGCTGATGCTTCGCTACCGCCCTTCATTTGCCACTGTTTTCAGCACGTCGTCGCGCGTGGCGTTGCCCGCCGCTTCGTTGCTGGTGTGGGGTGCCGTGGCCTTCAGCGCGGTGACATGGGGCTTGCGTTGGTCGGCCACGGGCGCTGCGCCAAGCAACGCCACTTCGGTCACACAAACTTTGCCTGAGGTGGATGTGTCTGCCGCTGCCCGCAGCCTGGGTGCAGCGCCGGTGCAAGCTGCTGCTGCACCAAGTTTGGCCAGCCGTTTTCAGTTGCTCGGTGTGATGGCTGGGGGCCCTGATGCCGGTGCCGCCCTGATCGCGGTGGACGGCAAACCGGCCAAGCCCTACCGTGTGGGCGCGGCGGTGGCCGAAGGCTTGTTGCTGCAATCAGCCCAAGGCCGTCGTGTGCATTTAGGCGCGTCGATGGACGGACCGCAAACCTTGGCGCTGGAACTGCCAGCCAAGAAATAAAAAGGGTAGCAGCGCTACCCTTTTTGCTTTGGCTTCAACGCACTTCAGCGTTGCAAGAACAAGCGGTACGCGGGGTTCAACGTTTCTTCCACATACGGGTAGCCCAAGCCTTCTAAGAACGCAGCGAATGCTTTGTTGTCGGTCTTGGGCACTTGCAAGCCCATCAAGATGCGGCCGTAGTCCGCGCCTTGGTTGCGGTAGTGGAACAGGCTGATGTTCCAGCCCGGGCGCATGGCCAGCAAGAACTTCATCAACGCGCCGGGGCGTTCGGGGAATTCAAAACGCAAGATGCGTTCTTCGTGTGCGAGCGACGAGTGGCCGCCCACCATGTGGCGGATGTGCTCTTTGGCCAGTTCGTCGTGCGTGAGGTCAATCGAATCGAACCCGCTTTTGGTGAAATGGCCTGCAATCTTGCTGCTTTCGCCTTTCACGCCCGTGGTCAAACCCACAAAAACGTGGGCCTTGGCTTGGTCGCTCATGCGGTAGTTGAACTCGGTCACATTGCGGGGTGATTTGCTGCCGCCAAAGCTAGGCAGTTTGCCAATCAGCTCGCAAAAGCGGCGCAGGCTACCAGGCTGCTCGGGAATGGTCACGGCAAACAAGGCTTCGCGTTCTTCACCCACCTCGGCACGCTCGGCCACAAAGCGCAAGCGGTCGAAGTTCATGTTCGCGCCACACAAAATGGCGGCGTAGGTTTCGCCCTTGGTTTTGTGCTCGGCCACGTATTGCTTGATGGCGGCCACAGCCAAAGCGCCTGCCGGCTCGACGATGCTGCGGGTGTCCACAAACACGTCTTTGATGGCGGCGCACACGGCGTCGGTGTCGACGGTGATGTAGCTGTCGACCAAGTTTTTGGACACGCGGAACGTCTCTTCGCCGACCAACTTCACGGCAGTGCCGTCGGA from Limnohabitans curvus carries:
- the gspG gene encoding type II secretion system major pseudopilin GspG, with the translated sequence MHTPQTTPKTKRQRGFTLIELMVVLAIIGVLAALVVPNVLNRADDARVTAAKTDVGNLMQALKLYRLDNQNYPTAEQGLNALVAKPTAGPTPLNWKPYIDKLPNDPWGRPYQYMNPGVKGEVDVLSLGADGQPGGEGKNADLGSWQ
- the gspI gene encoding type II secretion system minor pseudopilin GspI — its product is MSSLHKTHKATASGFTLIEVLVALAIVSIALMSGLKVSGALTRNAQRQADVLLAQICADNALNQLRLSQQLPGVGDSRVPCLQVERNFEVALTVRTTPNPAFRRVDAQVFDAATPVLNITTVLGRY
- the ilvA gene encoding threonine ammonia-lyase, biosynthetic, coding for MSTRTPKARALQPADYLKKILTARVYDVAVESALEVAKNLSRRIHNTVLLKREDQQPVHSFKLRGAYNKMAHLTPEQLKKGVICASAGNHAQGVALGAKRLGTKAIIVMPTTTPSVKIEAVKALGGEVVLAGDSYSDAYTHALTLEKKNGMTFVHPFDDPEVIAGQGTIAMEMLRQHQGPLDAVFVAIGGGGLIAGVANYIKAVRPEIKVIGVQMDDSSAMMQSVAKGKRITLSDVGLFSDGTAVKLVGEETFRVSKNLVDSYITVDTDAVCAAIKDVFVDTRSIVEPAGALAVAAIKQYVAEHKTKGETYAAILCGANMNFDRLRFVAERAEVGEEREALFAVTIPEQPGSLRRFCELIGKLPSFGGSKSPRNVTEFNYRMSDQAKAHVFVGLTTGVKGESSKIAGHFTKSGFDSIDLTHDELAKEHIRHMVGGHSSLAHEERILRFEFPERPGALMKFLLAMRPGWNISLFHYRNQGADYGRILMGLQVPKTDNKAFAAFLEGLGYPYVEETLNPAYRLFLQR
- a CDS encoding PulJ/GspJ family protein → MQKQRGFTLIELLIAITLMAVLAGLSWRGLDSLMRSRDITQAQVDKTAVLQTVLAQWQADLNAVQPLPSLNDAGVNWDGRTLRLTRRATAWRADGADAGLWVVAWTLRNNQWLRWQSAPVQTRAALQHAWTQAERWGQNPSSDDAALETLLVPLDAWQLTYFRGNAWTNPLSSAGNTDAKSNAPSQGALPDAIRLQIDLPASTGVRGRLTLDWVRPNFSNTKT
- a CDS encoding type II secretion system protein N; its protein translation is MLRYRPSFATVFSTSSRVALPAASLLVWGAVAFSAVTWGLRWSATGAAPSNATSVTQTLPEVDVSAAARSLGAAPVQAAAAPSLASRFQLLGVMAGGPDAGAALIAVDGKPAKPYRVGAAVAEGLLLQSAQGRRVHLGASMDGPQTLALELPAKK
- a CDS encoding prepilin-type N-terminal cleavage/methylation domain-containing protein, which encodes MQRQRGLTLLELLVVLAIIGFAMAGVSLSLRDSSQTQLEREAQRLVAVLEAARAQSRTSGVASIWQTTPEGFAIRSPLAARTETWLSVGTQAAVSNANLVVLGPEPILAPARITLSVAAANSTQPAPTLSIGTDGLRPFQVVP